tatgttggtgcatttaggcCTGGGAAGGAGGTGGACTTGCAGGGGGGCGGAGAGGAGATGAAGGGCAGTCTCCTGTCACCTAAGACAGCTTGCCAGCAGGCTAGGTACAGAAAAGACAGAATCTGGTATCAGACTTGGATTTGAGTCCTGGTACCACTTCCTAGCTAAttaaaccagggattgaactcgggccacagcagtgaaagcccagaattctAATCACTATGCCACAAGGGAACcgcctatttccttttttttttaagttttatgaaGTGTAACTTACATACCGTAAAATTCATGCACTTTAAGTTTACAATTCAATAACTAtgtacagagttgtgcaaccattgccataatctgattttaaatcacttcatcactccaaaagaaaccctgtcCTCATCCTATTcccaccccagccctaggcaaccagtCTATCTCTACAGAGTTgcattttctggacatttcatgtaaatgaaatcatataatttgTGGCCTTCTGCAAGCAACTTCCttcacttaacatgatgtttTGGGGGTTCATATGTTGTACCATGTGTCAGtacttcctttttattactgaataatatccATCGTGTGGGTATAACACATTTTATCCCTTCACCAGGTTTtcaacatttgggttgttttcacttcttGGCTATTTTGAGTAATGCTGCCGCAAACAATCATgagcaagtttttgtgtggacatctGTTCTTGTCTCTCTCGGGTAGGTACCTACGAGTAGAATTGCctggtcatatggcaactctgtttaaccttttgaggaactaccagactgttttccagagttgctgcaccattttacatccctacCAGCAATACACAAGGGTTctaacttctccacatccttgccaacattcgttattatcctttttatttttaactagaaGTCAcactagtgggtgtgaagtggtatctcactgggttttggtttgcatttccctcataACTAATGATGTCGAGCATCTCATCTGCCatttgtaaatcttctttggtgaaatgtctatcaTCTTTTTGGGCCACTTACCTAACCTCTTACTCTTAATTATACCCAGCTCCTCAGGCCATGAGACTTTATGTAGAGGGTTTGCAAAGGGGCTGCCATATAATGAGGGCTTAAAGATGACAGCTTTCAGTATTGTTGTACTCTTGTCACTTTGGCCTCCTAGGAATACGCTGGAGTTGGGGCCCAGCTGCCCTCCCTCCTCAGGGGAGGGTGAAGGATGAGCTCCACTGGCACAAGGGTCCACATGTTCTAGATGTTCTGCTGAGCAATTCCACACGATCTCATTTCATACCCACCAGAACCTTTTGATGAAGCATGACCTCCGTATTTCTAGGGATGAAACCTTGAGGTCCAAGATATTCAGTACCTTCTCCAAGGCCGCCTAGTTGAAAGTGGTGGGAACTAAGATGTGACCTCCGAGCTGATGTTGAAGCCAGTGCCACAGGCAGGAGCTGGTGGGGACAAGCACCAGGCACACGGCCTGCACGGGGAGACGGCAGGCTCAGTCCAGCTGTGTACACGGCCCCACGACTGGTGAACAACTCAACTGGAGTAAGCTGCTTATCCCCTCAGGCCTCAGCGTCTTCtataaagtcagaaaaagaatagTTCCTCCCTCGGAGGGCACCTGTCTGGATCCGATGTAGCACCTGGCCCACTACAAGCAGGCAGCTTCCTCCTTTGTGTCTGGGCTGCGGCCAGCCCCCGACCAAGGCCACTTGGCTCTTCTTTGCCCTGAGCTTTGGCCCATCCTAGAACACAATCTCCtgtccctgaccctgaccctaggGGCTGGGCTGGAGCAGGGTGTCATTACAGCTCTCAGGGCCTGGCCCCTTATTTCCTCTCATCCCTACTTGCCTTTAGGCAGTACTCTCCCCAAGCTGGAGCACCTGGAGAGGGCCTCGAGTTCTCTAGAATGATGACTTAAGATAAAGCATAAGAAAAGCagggtaataaaaaataaagctttattaaaGCAGCTAAGCTTAGCAGCACTGAATAACACACTTTCAATGGTATACCTCTGAAGCAAGAGTTAAATATAACACAGTCTAATATGTGCATTTCTGATTAACTGTGATAATTCTAAGTCCctcacttcttttccatttaccaATTCAAAGAGAAAAGCTCTTGTCATGTTTTGTACCTCTCACCTCCTTGACTTGGCAACAAACTGACCCTGCCTTGGGCTCCAGCTGGAGGACCCCAGTTGAAGGGGTCATCATCTGAAGGTCTCCAGACCTCCCTATGGAGCTGGGGCTCTGACTGGAGTCGCAGCCTCTCTCTCCTGTAACCGTGTGAGGTGTGCAGGGCTGCATCTGGTTTCCAGCATCAACCACCCCTTCAGAGCACCTTCTAAGCCGAGACAGGAGGGGAAACTAGTGCTGCTTGGTCTGAACAGACTGAAGGAGGTTTTATCACAAGGACCCGAAGACTGACTGAGCCTACCCCTGCACTGCACAGCGTCCCTCATCCGAGGGCTCCGGTCACAGGGAGAAGGGCAGACGGAGGCTGCCTTAGTCCTTCTTGCCTCCTGGGACTGGGCTTCTTGTGAGGAGCTTCCCTGAGCTGGAGGGGGTCAGTGAGGTCACTGTGCAGGAGTCCAGCTTCACTCTGTCCAGGAGGGTCTTCTTGAGGGCAGCTGGGGAGATCTTTTCTTGGTCGGCCATGGACTGCAGCTCTCTGCAGACAAAGCCCCAAGAGGTTGAAGGAGGAGCCAGGGCTGCATGAGGCTTCCCCATCCACTTAACCCCCAACCCTTGTTGACTTGGTACCAGCCAAACTtagaaccccaaaccaaaaactcCCCTAAGCTTCCTAGAAGTGCTATTTAACTAAGTAGGGGTTACTACATAGATGCAGAGCTTTAAGTGTTATCTGTGATCAGACGGGGAGAGAGAGTGTGGAAAAATCACAGGACTGGAGGTCAAAGACTTGAGGTCGAAAGCTgcctccatcacttactagctgtttgaccttgggaaAGCTGTATCTCTAAGCCTcgacttcctcatctgtaaatcaaGCTAAGCCCAGCTATCAGAActgtgtgagaattaaatgaaggcCTGCAAACCCTTAGCTAACAAAGTCTAATAAATCGTGGTTATTaacagagcacagactccagcaCTGGTAATGGGACCAAAGATGGCAGATTCTGCAAGACGGTGTGCAGCCCATACTGGGGCTGGCTGGGAGTAGAGGGCCTGGGCAGAGGAGCGAGACCCACCGTGTTTGGATGCAGGAGGCCTCAACTGCGTTGATGAGCAGCGAGCGGAAGCCCCCACTCTCTAGGACATGCAGGGCGTGGATGGTGGCCCCCCCCGGGGAGCAGACATTGTCCTTGAGCTGGCCTGGATGCTGCTCGGAGTCCAGCAGCATCTTGGCAGCCCCCTAGGGCAGGAAGGAAGCATTAGAGCAGAAAACTGCTGGTGCCCCTTAAGATGAGCTTCTCCACACCCACTGCTCCTCCCCAATCCTTATCCCAGCTTCCCAACCAAGCCCTGCCCCGGCCCAGTGACCCCTAAGAACCCCATCCCCGCACTGTGGTCCAGAACACGCAGGCGGAAGATACTGACCAGCAAGGCCTGGGCCCCCAGTCGGACAGCCAGGCGCCTCGGCAGGCCCATCTTCACCCCACCATCGGCCAACGCGTCCAGGGCCATGAACGCCTGTGGAGACACTCACTGAGCCCTGGGGCAGCAGGCACTCAGGGGCACGCCCTAGGGTCTACTTTTCCTGATGACTGGAACGAGCTCCAAGGGTtgacctcctcccccagcctgccTTGCCCAAGAGGTGGGTGacacccccagcccaggcctgcctgCCAGCCCATCTTGCACCCCTGGGTCCCCGGAAGGCTGCGTAAGTATATGAAGGCCTCACATAGGCAGGCCCGCTGCCGCTGAGCCCTGTGACGGCGTCAATCAGGTCCTCCTCCACCTCAGTGCAGAAGCCCACGCTGTTCATGAGCTGCTCCAGGAGCTGCCCATCCTCCACCAGGGCATGGGTGCCCGTGGCGTACACTGTTGCGCCCTCTCGCACCAACACGGGCGTGTTGGTCATGCAGCGGATCACCTTGGGGGCTGGCTGGAATGCCATCAGCTTCTGGGGTTAAGGCAGAGGGCCGAGTGAGTTGCCAGTCCCACTAgcacccacccctcctcccctcacaCAGGACTGCCAGGGCCGAGATGGGCACCTTCTCGACAGAGCTGATGGTGACACCTGCCGCGCAGGAGACCACAATGTGCCTGGCCTGAACGTCGGCCCCGATCTCGTCCAGGATGAAGGGGATGATGTGTGGCTTCACGGCTAGGAACAGGACGTCACTGTGCCTCACTGTCTCCTTATTACTCCGGGTCAGGTTCACACCCATCTTCTGCAGGAGGATACCACTGGGCTCACAGTGTTCAGCAGCCTCACTAGGCCCAGGCCCTCCCAAGGAGCAGCTGAACCCCCCGACAAGCCTGGaattccctgccccagcccctcaggGTCTGCCCCTACCGCCACCAGCACAAAGTTTTCCAATGCTGCTACCGGGCAAGTGAGCATAGGTGCTGGACGCGGACAAGCTTCCCCATGGCAACCAGGAAATAGctgtcccccatccccaccacttCTCTGGCACCCAAGGCAGCTCTCTGCCAGGTAAGAAGTCTCCATGGCTGGAAAGTGGCAAAGGGAAATGTGAAATGCTAGTAGTGCCCAATGGTCAGAAGCGAGGCCGTATCCCAACTCCAGACACTTGTTCATCAGAGTGCAGTCTCTGTGTGGTCCAGGGGTGGGCTGGAGGACACCCATCTCTCTAAGACTCTATACTGAGAAGCAGGGCCCTCCAGTGCTGGTAACATCAGCCATCCCAGGCACAGACACTGCCTGTCGCCCGCCTCATTAGACATCCTCTCCCACACTGCTCAGGTTTGGGGTGAAGACTTgggatattcttttttcagacaaAGGAACAACTAACCTGCCAGGTTCTTTCCCAACATGCTCTTTTATGCCTCAGAATAATTCAGCTAAGTGGCTATTGtggtctccattttataaatgaggaaactgagtctcagagtaGCCGAGTACCGTAAGGCCACTTAGCCAGTGGATGAAGAAAAGTGAGTATTTTATTGGatacctacaatgtgccaggtgcTCTCCATACATAAAACCTCAACTAACCGTCTAACCACCCCAGTATCTGGATTGGAACCCAAGTCTGTCTGCCTGGGTGCTCCCACCACCCTGAGCTGCCCCATGGAAGGTGGAGGATTATGATGCTCCTGGTGGGTAGGTCAGCGCCGACCATGGACCAGCACAGGGGCTCAGCTCATCAGGCCATCCTTCTCCTGGGCCTTCACCCTCTTCTCCAGTTACCCCCCTGCTCCACCTACCCTGAGCGCCGACActgtgggcaggtccatgtccgGGGAGCTGGCTATTATCTTGTGAGCCGACAGGATGCCTGCAGAAGACAGGGCTTTTCAACTGGGGATCATGGCCCACCCGGTTCCCATGCTTTCCCTGGGAAAGCAGAGTCAAAACCCACGACGTTCTGACCGTTGTGGAGACGGCTGCTAGTGTCCTTCTCCCCGCTCAATCCCTTATGCGGGCATGACTCTCTTGCTGCTTAAGAGGAGTTTCCTCTCCCCCAGCAGACACAAATTCCCCTTTCTTCATTCATCCACGTTCGTGGGGTGGAGGGCGGTTCACAGGGTAGGCTAGGGACCGTCCGCACATCCGCCTCCCGCGTCCACGCGCTTACCTGCGGCCGTGAAGCCCCTCGCCAGGGCACAGGCCAGCTGGCCAGCGCCGATGAAGCCCACGCTCATGGTTCCAGGCTCTGCGTCTGCCGGGCCGCCGCAGAAGTCGGCTCAAAGGTGCCCTGAAAGAAGAGTGGAAAACGGAGGGCCCAGCAGGCGCAGAGCCCCGGAGCCGAATCCCGGGAGTTGCCCGCAGCTTCCGGGCCGaatcccaccacccctcctcacTCACACTCACCGACTGAGCCTCAGGGGCCCAAGTGTCCCCGCCCCTTCAGGGAGACCAATCCGCGGCCGGGACGAGGACGTGTGCCCGCCTCCTGCGCACGGGATTGGCGGGTGGAATCTCGGAGGCGGTGCGTGAAGCCGGGATTTCCGCCTCGTGTGGGCCCCATCCCTGCGGGCCCGGGAGCCCAGCCGTTGGAAGCCGTGTGGGCCTCAGGGCTGAGGCCGGGCAGAGGTCTGGCTAATGTTATTCCTGGTGCTGGCCATGAGCCGCACCTCGAGGGCAAGAGGAGCTCTCCAGGTTGCTGATCTGAGGGGACAAATGTGACTCTCTTGGCGGGGCTTCAGACAGGAGCTTGGGGACCTGTGGGCTCCGAGCCAGGCGCCTCGGTGCGCACGGGTTGGAGCTGGGAGGCACCCGGCTGCCGCCCGCTCCCTCCCGGCCCGTGCGGGGAGGCGGCGGGGCAGCCGCGGTTACTCACTTGAACTTGCGTGGTTCACGCGATTGGTCTTATTAACTAGATTGCGAATAGGGTCAGTTCCTCTGTTTAGGAAATGATGGGCTCCTTAGAGCCTGACTAAAGTAACCCCGACCACCGCCACTTGCTTAAAACGCTCCACAGATGTGATGTTTGCGTTTTCATCAGTAGTAAATATAAGTACTACGGGGAACAGGTGACAGAGGAAGGAGATGGCATCTCAAGAGGGAGGCGTCtcggaacacgggttcgtgccccggcccgggaagatcccacgtgccgcggagcggctgggcccgtgagccatggccgctgagcttgcgcgtccggagcctgcgctccgcaaaaaaaaaaaaaagagggaggtgtCTCAGACCAGACGTTGGTTCCCCACCGCCCCTCTCAGTCTTCCTACAGGCCTTTCCGTATAATCCACACCCCATCACCAGCAGCGGGCTGCTTTCTGCAATGTTCCTCTAGTTGATCACATCCAGGAGGACAAGTCCCTGGTTCTTGAGTTTCTGGACTGTTAAAAGTGaggaccagggacttccctggtgttgcagtggttaagaatccgcctgacaatgcaggggacaccggttggatccctggtcctggaagatcccacatgcccacatgctgcggagcaactaagccggtgcacaacaactactgaagccgcgtgcctagagcccacgggccatgactgctgagcccgtgggccacaactactgaagccacagcaatgagaagcccacgcaccacaatgaagagtagccccccacttcCTTtggcagcaaggaagacccaatgcagccaaaaattaattaatttttaaaaagtgaggacCAAATATTTACTATGAAGCAAAATtacattgctataaacttctctgaTTAGGAAAGTAATACATGTATATCgagaaaaaatttagaaaatacaaaaaaagtaaaagtcagAATCACCCATAGCCATACTTCCTAAGGATCATTTTCTGCagacattttttgtgtgtttccttaCACATTATTTTGTATGCATACATACCTTTTCCATCATTGGAAATAAATGATATACATGTGGTTTTGAAATTTCTATACTagatatacaataaatattttccaatgtcactgaaaagttatttaaaacaaGATTTTAGTGACTACTTAGCGTTCCATTAAGTGGATGCACTGTACTAATTTAGCCATGCTCTCAAAGATCAGCATTaggtttattaattcattcaatatatatttattgagccagTTTCTGGGGATCCAACCacgaacaaaacagacaaaagtcctTATCTTCATAAAACctatatcaattttaaaaattattgttcatACTACTGTGAGAAAGTCTTTGCCTAACTCTTTGACTATTTCCTTAACCTGGATCCCTGAAAGTGAGATCTCGTGGTTCTGTGTGTAGAAGCCTTAAATGCTTCCCATAGGGGCCATGTTGCAGCCCAGCCTAGTTGTCACCAGCATGGGCTCTGACATCAGAAACCCTACAGCTCAAACTAGCTGAAGGAAGAGGGGGTCTTATGACACAGCCCTTAGGAAAGGTGCCGAGGAGCACATTAACCAGGAGGAGAACCTACATCACGAGGACCTTGGGGACTGGAACCAGAACTTTCTAACGGTGCCTGTGCTTCTGGGGGATGCTCGGGTTCCCCGTGGTCCACTGGGAGGCTGCAGGGCCCCATGGCTGTCTGGCTCTGGCCTGTAGTACAAAAGGTTGTGcgccgagtgtgtgtgtgtgcgtgagtgtgtgtgtgttggagtggGGCGAGGTGTAGGACACACCAGTATCTCACACCTGTCAGTCCCCTTACACACATCCATCCCTTACCTGGTTGCCTTGGTAACTCCTGCCTCAGCTTCCAGGAGTGGAGGTGAAATATGAAGAGGACTGCAGAGCCTGGGAAAGGAGGCCGAGTTGGTGGCCCCCAGTGCTGGCTTGATTCCCAGCCAGGGCAGGCCATGTAAGACAGGGAGCAGCCAAAGCACTTGATCCTCCTGACTAAGCTTGAACATGTGAACTCCTGACCAGAAACTGGCTATTTTTTGTGgtactttgtgattttttttttcatctccaaAGTTTATGCatacaaagttttaaatatatattttaattgcagGCAATCCCATATCATTTTCCTGTAATGACCTTGCTGACTCTAAAGGCTCATTTCGTCTGCGCAGCGGCCCCTGCTGTGGCTTCCATGGCCATTAAGTTTGATGCCTGTGAAGTTCCTTTGGGTACAAGTGTTGGATggatgagatgagatgagatgagaaaagacccatcctccccacccagccACTTAGGACATACCCTCAGGAAGCCTGGTGCTGCCATTCTGCCATGGACATATACTCTCCTTCTCTGGCACCTGTCTTCTTGGGTGCCTACTCTATCACTTTACTCCATCTGAACAGACAGAGAAGTTCAGAAAGAAAACGGACAGTTCACTAAGCTCCCAGCACTGCCCACCTCACTCTTCTCCTCTGATCCTCTCATCCACCAGTCAGATGGGTTGAGCTGTTCCTGCCCTTCTTCCcttctcaccccccaccccacggTCCTGCCCCCTCTTCACCTCCAGCTGTCCCAACAAAGTGGACAGTGCTTCATTTCTGCCTTCACTTGTCCAGGATCTTCACTCTCAAGTCTTCAGGGCATCCTTCCTGGTCTGTCTCTGGATAGCAGGCTCATCTTCCTAAGAATGGAGATGATCTGGGGAATGAGGGTGAATCCTGAGCTGCTCCCAGCCAATCAAATGGCAGGTCCCCTCACTCCTAGTCCTTCCTGATATAGGAATCTCCAGGCAGTCACACTTTGCATGCATATTTGCCTTGTTGTTGT
This genomic interval from Physeter macrocephalus isolate SW-GA chromosome 4, ASM283717v5, whole genome shotgun sequence contains the following:
- the PYCR2 gene encoding pyrroline-5-carboxylate reductase 2, producing the protein MSVGFIGAGQLACALARGFTAAGILSAHKIIASSPDMDLPTVSALRKMGVNLTRSNKETVRHSDVLFLAVKPHIIPFILDEIGADVQARHIVVSCAAGVTISSVEKKLMAFQPAPKVIRCMTNTPVLVREGATVYATGTHALVEDGQLLEQLMNSVGFCTEVEEDLIDAVTGLSGSGPAYAFMALDALADGGVKMGLPRRLAVRLGAQALLGAAKMLLDSEQHPGQLKDNVCSPGGATIHALHVLESGGFRSLLINAVEASCIQTRELQSMADQEKISPAALKKTLLDRVKLDSCTVTSLTPSSSGKLLTRSPVPGGKKD